The Quercus robur chromosome 7, dhQueRobu3.1, whole genome shotgun sequence genome has a segment encoding these proteins:
- the LOC126692068 gene encoding 1,4-alpha-glucan-branching enzyme 1, chloroplastic/amyloplastic-like isoform X3, giving the protein MENDKKLKDEENFVESIRGYNEVQHEQESAASSLVGDDSRAQGKKASVPIAKTITIEKDEVRPRIIPPPGPGHGIYEIDPLLNNHREHLDYRYGQYKRLREAIDKNEGGLEVFSRGYEKFGFIRSDTGITYREWAPGAKSAALIGDFNNWNPNADVMTRNEFGVWEIFLPNNADGSPPIPHGSRVKIHMDTPSGIKDSIPAWIKFSVQAPAEIPYNGIYYDPPEEERYVFKHPQPKRPKSLRIYEAHVGMSSTEPKINTYANFRDDVLPRIKKLGYNAVQIMAIQEHSYYASFGYHVTNFFAPSSRCGTPDDLKSLIDKAHELGLLVLMDIVHSHASNNVLDGLNLFDGTDSHYFHSGSRGYHWMWDSRLFNYGSWEVLRFLLSNARWWLEEYKFDGFRFDGVTSMMYTHHGLQVAFTGNYTEYFGLATDVDAVVYLMLVNDVIHGLFPEAVSIGEDVSGMPAFCIPVQDGGIGFEYRLHMAIADKWIELLKKKDEDWRMGDIIHTLTNRRWLEKCISYAESHDQALVGDKTIAFWLMDKDMYDFMALDRPSTPLVDRGIALHKMIRLITMGLGGEGYLNFMGNEFGHPEWIDFPRGDRNLPDGRIIPGNNNSYDKCRRRFDLGDAKYLRYHGMQEFDRAMQHIEETYGFMTSEHQYVSRKDEGDKVIVFERGNLVFVFNFHWTNSYSDYRVGCFKPGKYKIVLDSDDAIFGGFNRIDHSAEYFSFSREQDGWYDKRPRSFLVYAPCRTAVVYALVEDELEPVKH; this is encoded by the exons ATGGAAAATGACAAGAAGCTCAAGGATGAAGAAAACTTTGTGGAATCAATCAGGGGTTACAATGAGGTTCAGCATGAGCAAGAGTCTGCCGCTTCATCACTTGTAGGTGATGATAGTAGAGCTCAGGGAAAAAAGGCATCTGTTCCTATTGCCAAGACAATAACCATTGAAAAGGATGAAGTTAGACCAAGGATCATTCCCCCACCTGGCCCTGGCCATGGAATATATGAAATAGATCCACTTCTGAATAATCATCGTGAACATCTTGACTACCG TTATGGACAGTACAAAAGATTGCGTGAGGCAATTGACAAGAATGAAGGTGGTTTGGAGGTGTTTTCTCGTGGTTACGAAAAATTTGGTTTCATCCGCAG TGACACGGGTATAACTTACCGAGAGTGGGCACCTGGAGCTAAG TCAGCAGCCTTGATTGGGGATTTTAACAACTGGAATCCTAACGCTGATGTTATGACCCGG AATGAGTTTGGTGTCTGGGAGATCTTTTTGCCAAACAATGCAGACGGTTCTCCGCCAATCCCACATGGTTCTCGAGTGAAG ATCCACATGGATACTCCATCTGGCATTAAGGACTCCATTCCTGCTTGGATCAAGTTCTCTGTACAGGCTCCAGCTGAAATTCCTTATAATGGCATATACTATGATCCGCCCGAAGAG GAAAGGTATGTATTTAAACATCCTCAGCCGAAAAGACCTAAATCACTTAGGATATATGAAGCGCACGTTGGAATGAGTAGTACG GAGCCAAAAATCAACACATATGCCAACTTCAGAGACGATGTGCTGCCGCGCATTAAAAAACTTGGTTATAATGCGGTTCAGATCATGGCTATTCAAGAGCATTCATATTATGCTAGCTTTGG GTACCAcgtcacaaatttttttgcaccTAGCAGCCGTTGTGGAACTCCAGACGATCTTAAGTCTCTGATAGATAAAGCCCATGAGCTAGGTCTGCTTGTTCTCATGGATATTGTTCATAG CCATGCATCAAATAATGTGTTAGATGGACTGAACTTGTTTGATGGAACTGATAGTCATTACTTCCACTCTGGGTCACGTGGATATCATTGGATGTGGGATTCTCGCCTCTTCAATTATGGAAGCTGGGAA gTACTAAGGTTTCTTCTCTCAAATGCAAGATGGTGGCTTGAAGAATACAAATTTGATGGGTTCAGATTTGATGGTGTGACATCAATGATGTACACTCACCATGGACTGCag GTAGCATTTACTGGAAATTATACTGAGTACTTTGGATTGGCAACTGATGTAGATGCTGTGGTTTACCTGATGCTGGTCAATGATGTCATTCATGGACTTTTCCCTGAGGCTGTTAGTATTGGTGAAGAT GTCAGTGGAATGCCAGCATTCTGCATTCCTGTTCAAGATGGTGGTATTGGCTTTGAATACCGCCTTCACATGGCTATTGCTGATAAATGGATAGAGCTTCTCAA GAAGAAGGATGAGGATTGGAGAATGGGTGATATTATTCACACTCTCACCAACAGAAGGTGGTTAGAGAAGTGCATTTCTTATGCTGAAAGTCATGACCAAGCTCTTGTTGGTGACAAGACAATTGCATTCTGGTTGATGGACAAG GATATGTATGACTTCATGGCTTTAGACAGACCATCAACTCCCCTTGTTGATCGTGGAATAGCATTACACAAAATGATTAGGCTAATTACTATGGGATTGGGTGGAGAGGGTTATTTGAATTTCATGGGAAATGAATTTGGACATCCTG AGTGGATTGATTTTCCAAGGGGTGATCGAAATCTTCCTGATGGCAGAATAATTCCTGGGAACAATAACAGTTATGATAAATGCAGGCGTAGATTTGATCTT GGAGACGCAAAATATCTAAGATATCATGGAATGCAAGAATTTGACCGGGCAATGCAGCATATAGAAGAAACTTATGGT TTCATGACTTCTGAGCACCAATATGTATCGCGCAAGGATGAAGGGGACAAGGTTATTGTCTTTGAAAGGGGGAACCTTGTCTTTGTCTTTAATTTTCATTGGACCAACAGCTACTCAGACTACCGAGTGGGCTGCTTCAAGCCAGGAAAATATAAG ATTGTTTTGGATTCAGACGATGCGATATTTGGAGGCTTCAATAGGATTGATCACAGTGCTGAGTACTTCAGCTTT tCACGTGAGCAGGATGGATGGTATGATAAGCGGCCTCGTTCTTTCTTAGTATATGCACCTTGTAGAACAGCAGTGGTCTATGCTTTAGTAGAGGATGAACTGGAACCTGTTAAACACTGA
- the LOC126692068 gene encoding 1,4-alpha-glucan-branching enzyme 2-2, chloroplastic/amyloplastic-like isoform X2 has protein sequence MVYTISGIRFPAVSPLCNRSRSNFTGNRNSNISLLPTKDSFSRKIFAGKSSPDSDSPSLTVAASNKILVPGSQGDGSLSLTDQLDNPETVLEDPQGLHDVDNQTMENDKKLKDEENFVESIRGYNEVQHEQESAASSLVGDDSRAQGKKASVPIAKTITIEKDEVRPRIIPPPGPGHGIYEIDPLLNNHREHLDYRYGQYKRLREAIDKNEGGLEVFSRGYEKFGFIRSDTGITYREWAPGAKSAALIGDFNNWNPNADVMTRNEFGVWEIFLPNNADGSPPIPHGSRVKIHMDTPSGIKDSIPAWIKFSVQAPAEIPYNGIYYDPPEEERYVFKHPQPKRPKSLRIYEAHVGMSSTEPKINTYANFRDDVLPRIKKLGYNAVQIMAIQEHSYYASFGYHVTNFFAPSSRCGTPDDLKSLIDKAHELGLLVLMDIVHSHASNNVLDGLNLFDGTDSHYFHSGSRGYHWMWDSRLFNYGSWEVLRFLLSNARWWLEEYKFDGFRFDGVTSMMYTHHGLQVAFTGNYTEYFGLATDVDAVVYLMLVNDVIHGLFPEAVSIGEDVSGMPAFCIPVQDGGIGFEYRLHMAIADKWIELLKKKDEDWRMGDIIHTLTNRRWLEKCISYAESHDQALVGDKTIAFWLMDKDMYDFMALDRPSTPLVDRGIALHKMIRLITMGLGGEGYLNFMGNEFGHPEWIDFPRGDRNLPDGRIIPGNNNSYDKCRRRFDLGDAKYLRYHGMQEFDRAMQHIEETYGFMTSEHQYVSRKDEGDKVIVFERGNLVFVFNFHWTNSYSDYRVGCFKPGKYKIVLDSDDAIFGGFNRIDHSAEYFSFDGWYDKRPRSFLVYAPCRTAVVYALVEDELEPVKH, from the exons ATGGTCTACACCATCTCAGGGATACGATTCCCTGCTGTTTCACCGCTCTGCAACCGCTCGCGATCGAACTTCACTGGCAATCGCAATtcaaatatctctctcttgccTACCAAGGATTCGTTTTCTC GGAAGATCTTTGCTGGAAAGTCTTCTCCCGATTCTGACTCCCCGTCTTTAACGGTTGCTGCATCTAATAAAATCCTTGTTCCTGGAAGTCAGGGAGATGGCTCTTTATCCTTGACAGATCAGTTGGACAATCCTGAAACAGTTTTGGAAGATCCCCAG GGATTGCATGATGTGGATAATCAAACCATGGAAAATGACAAGAAGCTCAAGGATGAAGAAAACTTTGTGGAATCAATCAGGGGTTACAATGAGGTTCAGCATGAGCAAGAGTCTGCCGCTTCATCACTTGTAGGTGATGATAGTAGAGCTCAGGGAAAAAAGGCATCTGTTCCTATTGCCAAGACAATAACCATTGAAAAGGATGAAGTTAGACCAAGGATCATTCCCCCACCTGGCCCTGGCCATGGAATATATGAAATAGATCCACTTCTGAATAATCATCGTGAACATCTTGACTACCG TTATGGACAGTACAAAAGATTGCGTGAGGCAATTGACAAGAATGAAGGTGGTTTGGAGGTGTTTTCTCGTGGTTACGAAAAATTTGGTTTCATCCGCAG TGACACGGGTATAACTTACCGAGAGTGGGCACCTGGAGCTAAG TCAGCAGCCTTGATTGGGGATTTTAACAACTGGAATCCTAACGCTGATGTTATGACCCGG AATGAGTTTGGTGTCTGGGAGATCTTTTTGCCAAACAATGCAGACGGTTCTCCGCCAATCCCACATGGTTCTCGAGTGAAG ATCCACATGGATACTCCATCTGGCATTAAGGACTCCATTCCTGCTTGGATCAAGTTCTCTGTACAGGCTCCAGCTGAAATTCCTTATAATGGCATATACTATGATCCGCCCGAAGAG GAAAGGTATGTATTTAAACATCCTCAGCCGAAAAGACCTAAATCACTTAGGATATATGAAGCGCACGTTGGAATGAGTAGTACG GAGCCAAAAATCAACACATATGCCAACTTCAGAGACGATGTGCTGCCGCGCATTAAAAAACTTGGTTATAATGCGGTTCAGATCATGGCTATTCAAGAGCATTCATATTATGCTAGCTTTGG GTACCAcgtcacaaatttttttgcaccTAGCAGCCGTTGTGGAACTCCAGACGATCTTAAGTCTCTGATAGATAAAGCCCATGAGCTAGGTCTGCTTGTTCTCATGGATATTGTTCATAG CCATGCATCAAATAATGTGTTAGATGGACTGAACTTGTTTGATGGAACTGATAGTCATTACTTCCACTCTGGGTCACGTGGATATCATTGGATGTGGGATTCTCGCCTCTTCAATTATGGAAGCTGGGAA gTACTAAGGTTTCTTCTCTCAAATGCAAGATGGTGGCTTGAAGAATACAAATTTGATGGGTTCAGATTTGATGGTGTGACATCAATGATGTACACTCACCATGGACTGCag GTAGCATTTACTGGAAATTATACTGAGTACTTTGGATTGGCAACTGATGTAGATGCTGTGGTTTACCTGATGCTGGTCAATGATGTCATTCATGGACTTTTCCCTGAGGCTGTTAGTATTGGTGAAGAT GTCAGTGGAATGCCAGCATTCTGCATTCCTGTTCAAGATGGTGGTATTGGCTTTGAATACCGCCTTCACATGGCTATTGCTGATAAATGGATAGAGCTTCTCAA GAAGAAGGATGAGGATTGGAGAATGGGTGATATTATTCACACTCTCACCAACAGAAGGTGGTTAGAGAAGTGCATTTCTTATGCTGAAAGTCATGACCAAGCTCTTGTTGGTGACAAGACAATTGCATTCTGGTTGATGGACAAG GATATGTATGACTTCATGGCTTTAGACAGACCATCAACTCCCCTTGTTGATCGTGGAATAGCATTACACAAAATGATTAGGCTAATTACTATGGGATTGGGTGGAGAGGGTTATTTGAATTTCATGGGAAATGAATTTGGACATCCTG AGTGGATTGATTTTCCAAGGGGTGATCGAAATCTTCCTGATGGCAGAATAATTCCTGGGAACAATAACAGTTATGATAAATGCAGGCGTAGATTTGATCTT GGAGACGCAAAATATCTAAGATATCATGGAATGCAAGAATTTGACCGGGCAATGCAGCATATAGAAGAAACTTATGGT TTCATGACTTCTGAGCACCAATATGTATCGCGCAAGGATGAAGGGGACAAGGTTATTGTCTTTGAAAGGGGGAACCTTGTCTTTGTCTTTAATTTTCATTGGACCAACAGCTACTCAGACTACCGAGTGGGCTGCTTCAAGCCAGGAAAATATAAG ATTGTTTTGGATTCAGACGATGCGATATTTGGAGGCTTCAATAGGATTGATCACAGTGCTGAGTACTTCAGCTTT GATGGATGGTATGATAAGCGGCCTCGTTCTTTCTTAGTATATGCACCTTGTAGAACAGCAGTGGTCTATGCTTTAGTAGAGGATGAACTGGAACCTGTTAAACACTGA
- the LOC126692068 gene encoding 1,4-alpha-glucan-branching enzyme 2-2, chloroplastic/amyloplastic-like isoform X1: protein MVYTISGIRFPAVSPLCNRSRSNFTGNRNSNISLLPTKDSFSRKIFAGKSSPDSDSPSLTVAASNKILVPGSQGDGSLSLTDQLDNPETVLEDPQGLHDVDNQTMENDKKLKDEENFVESIRGYNEVQHEQESAASSLVGDDSRAQGKKASVPIAKTITIEKDEVRPRIIPPPGPGHGIYEIDPLLNNHREHLDYRYGQYKRLREAIDKNEGGLEVFSRGYEKFGFIRSDTGITYREWAPGAKSAALIGDFNNWNPNADVMTRNEFGVWEIFLPNNADGSPPIPHGSRVKIHMDTPSGIKDSIPAWIKFSVQAPAEIPYNGIYYDPPEEERYVFKHPQPKRPKSLRIYEAHVGMSSTEPKINTYANFRDDVLPRIKKLGYNAVQIMAIQEHSYYASFGYHVTNFFAPSSRCGTPDDLKSLIDKAHELGLLVLMDIVHSHASNNVLDGLNLFDGTDSHYFHSGSRGYHWMWDSRLFNYGSWEVLRFLLSNARWWLEEYKFDGFRFDGVTSMMYTHHGLQVAFTGNYTEYFGLATDVDAVVYLMLVNDVIHGLFPEAVSIGEDVSGMPAFCIPVQDGGIGFEYRLHMAIADKWIELLKKKDEDWRMGDIIHTLTNRRWLEKCISYAESHDQALVGDKTIAFWLMDKDMYDFMALDRPSTPLVDRGIALHKMIRLITMGLGGEGYLNFMGNEFGHPEWIDFPRGDRNLPDGRIIPGNNNSYDKCRRRFDLGDAKYLRYHGMQEFDRAMQHIEETYGFMTSEHQYVSRKDEGDKVIVFERGNLVFVFNFHWTNSYSDYRVGCFKPGKYKIVLDSDDAIFGGFNRIDHSAEYFSFSREQDGWYDKRPRSFLVYAPCRTAVVYALVEDELEPVKH from the exons ATGGTCTACACCATCTCAGGGATACGATTCCCTGCTGTTTCACCGCTCTGCAACCGCTCGCGATCGAACTTCACTGGCAATCGCAATtcaaatatctctctcttgccTACCAAGGATTCGTTTTCTC GGAAGATCTTTGCTGGAAAGTCTTCTCCCGATTCTGACTCCCCGTCTTTAACGGTTGCTGCATCTAATAAAATCCTTGTTCCTGGAAGTCAGGGAGATGGCTCTTTATCCTTGACAGATCAGTTGGACAATCCTGAAACAGTTTTGGAAGATCCCCAG GGATTGCATGATGTGGATAATCAAACCATGGAAAATGACAAGAAGCTCAAGGATGAAGAAAACTTTGTGGAATCAATCAGGGGTTACAATGAGGTTCAGCATGAGCAAGAGTCTGCCGCTTCATCACTTGTAGGTGATGATAGTAGAGCTCAGGGAAAAAAGGCATCTGTTCCTATTGCCAAGACAATAACCATTGAAAAGGATGAAGTTAGACCAAGGATCATTCCCCCACCTGGCCCTGGCCATGGAATATATGAAATAGATCCACTTCTGAATAATCATCGTGAACATCTTGACTACCG TTATGGACAGTACAAAAGATTGCGTGAGGCAATTGACAAGAATGAAGGTGGTTTGGAGGTGTTTTCTCGTGGTTACGAAAAATTTGGTTTCATCCGCAG TGACACGGGTATAACTTACCGAGAGTGGGCACCTGGAGCTAAG TCAGCAGCCTTGATTGGGGATTTTAACAACTGGAATCCTAACGCTGATGTTATGACCCGG AATGAGTTTGGTGTCTGGGAGATCTTTTTGCCAAACAATGCAGACGGTTCTCCGCCAATCCCACATGGTTCTCGAGTGAAG ATCCACATGGATACTCCATCTGGCATTAAGGACTCCATTCCTGCTTGGATCAAGTTCTCTGTACAGGCTCCAGCTGAAATTCCTTATAATGGCATATACTATGATCCGCCCGAAGAG GAAAGGTATGTATTTAAACATCCTCAGCCGAAAAGACCTAAATCACTTAGGATATATGAAGCGCACGTTGGAATGAGTAGTACG GAGCCAAAAATCAACACATATGCCAACTTCAGAGACGATGTGCTGCCGCGCATTAAAAAACTTGGTTATAATGCGGTTCAGATCATGGCTATTCAAGAGCATTCATATTATGCTAGCTTTGG GTACCAcgtcacaaatttttttgcaccTAGCAGCCGTTGTGGAACTCCAGACGATCTTAAGTCTCTGATAGATAAAGCCCATGAGCTAGGTCTGCTTGTTCTCATGGATATTGTTCATAG CCATGCATCAAATAATGTGTTAGATGGACTGAACTTGTTTGATGGAACTGATAGTCATTACTTCCACTCTGGGTCACGTGGATATCATTGGATGTGGGATTCTCGCCTCTTCAATTATGGAAGCTGGGAA gTACTAAGGTTTCTTCTCTCAAATGCAAGATGGTGGCTTGAAGAATACAAATTTGATGGGTTCAGATTTGATGGTGTGACATCAATGATGTACACTCACCATGGACTGCag GTAGCATTTACTGGAAATTATACTGAGTACTTTGGATTGGCAACTGATGTAGATGCTGTGGTTTACCTGATGCTGGTCAATGATGTCATTCATGGACTTTTCCCTGAGGCTGTTAGTATTGGTGAAGAT GTCAGTGGAATGCCAGCATTCTGCATTCCTGTTCAAGATGGTGGTATTGGCTTTGAATACCGCCTTCACATGGCTATTGCTGATAAATGGATAGAGCTTCTCAA GAAGAAGGATGAGGATTGGAGAATGGGTGATATTATTCACACTCTCACCAACAGAAGGTGGTTAGAGAAGTGCATTTCTTATGCTGAAAGTCATGACCAAGCTCTTGTTGGTGACAAGACAATTGCATTCTGGTTGATGGACAAG GATATGTATGACTTCATGGCTTTAGACAGACCATCAACTCCCCTTGTTGATCGTGGAATAGCATTACACAAAATGATTAGGCTAATTACTATGGGATTGGGTGGAGAGGGTTATTTGAATTTCATGGGAAATGAATTTGGACATCCTG AGTGGATTGATTTTCCAAGGGGTGATCGAAATCTTCCTGATGGCAGAATAATTCCTGGGAACAATAACAGTTATGATAAATGCAGGCGTAGATTTGATCTT GGAGACGCAAAATATCTAAGATATCATGGAATGCAAGAATTTGACCGGGCAATGCAGCATATAGAAGAAACTTATGGT TTCATGACTTCTGAGCACCAATATGTATCGCGCAAGGATGAAGGGGACAAGGTTATTGTCTTTGAAAGGGGGAACCTTGTCTTTGTCTTTAATTTTCATTGGACCAACAGCTACTCAGACTACCGAGTGGGCTGCTTCAAGCCAGGAAAATATAAG ATTGTTTTGGATTCAGACGATGCGATATTTGGAGGCTTCAATAGGATTGATCACAGTGCTGAGTACTTCAGCTTT tCACGTGAGCAGGATGGATGGTATGATAAGCGGCCTCGTTCTTTCTTAGTATATGCACCTTGTAGAACAGCAGTGGTCTATGCTTTAGTAGAGGATGAACTGGAACCTGTTAAACACTGA